CAAGCCGAAGCCCTCCCATTTTGAGGATAGTACAAAAAGATCTGCTCTTTTTAAGTAAGGGTAGGGATTGTCCACAAAGCCATCAAATAATACGTACTCTGTTAGACCCAGCTCCTTTGTTAATGCTTGAAGCTGCTCCTTCTGCTCGCCTTCTCCTAAAATAATCAGCTTACTATCGAGCTGCTGTCGAACCTGATGAAAAGCGCGTAGCAATGTATGAAAGTCCTTCTGCTCTACCAATCGACCGATGGCTAGTAGGACAGGTGTGTGTTTCTGGTTTAACCAGCTGTGCATGATTGGCTGATCCATGCTCTGTTGAATAAAGCTCAGATGAATGGGATTGTAGATCACAGATATCTTCTCCTTGTGATTCGCCAATCTAGCATACTGAATTAAGTCCTCTGCAACTCCTTCTGAAATAGCAATAATTTGGTCTGAGCGCCTATAAAGCAGTTGATAAAGCAGCTTCATCTTCAAATTATCCTTGTATTTAGGAGACGGTGGATTTGTTTCACGCACCACAATTTTGGGTTTTCCCGCTAAAAACGGTTTGATTACCAATAGAACAAAATTCATAGCCGTTAGCGTGGATAAAATCACATCCGGTCTTATCCGATTAAGCTCTTGAATCAGCTTGCGCGGAGCATGCCTTAATTTCTTAATTCCTAAATCAACGGTGTTCGCTTCCGCTGGTATTTGATGAACTAGCTCTCCTGATTTGTGAACCATAAGCAATGTTACGTCTGCTGTCTCTTTTTTTATGGTTTTCAGCAGAGTAAGCATGACTTTCTCCGCCCCACCCCCGCCTAGGTTTGGGACAAGAAGAACGATTTTTTTGCGCCAGTTCTCTTTCTCCATGTCTCCCCATCTCCATCTCTTTGTTTTCTACTTAATCTCTCTTCCTTTGATCTCTTCTATTAATTTCTTCTATTAATTCTTCTATTAGTTTTTTCAATATAGTCTCTTCTATATAATCTCTTTATTTTGCTTTTATTCTTTAAACACATCTATGAAATTCAGCCCTATAATCT
This genomic stretch from Bacillus horti harbors:
- a CDS encoding glycosyltransferase — its product is MEKENWRKKIVLLVPNLGGGGAEKVMLTLLKTIKKETADVTLLMVHKSGELVHQIPAEANTVDLGIKKLRHAPRKLIQELNRIRPDVILSTLTAMNFVLLVIKPFLAGKPKIVVRETNPPSPKYKDNLKMKLLYQLLYRRSDQIIAISEGVAEDLIQYARLANHKEKISVIYNPIHLSFIQQSMDQPIMHSWLNQKHTPVLLAIGRLVEQKDFHTLLRAFHQVRQQLDSKLIILGEGEQKEQLQALTKELGLTEYVLFDGFVDNPYPYLKRADLFVLSSKWEGFGLVLAEALATNTPIVSTKCRGAPAEILEEGRYGRLVEPGDDQAMAEAILDQLQEPLQENLEGRARQFDVGAITEKYVHTLVQEI